A single Triticum dicoccoides isolate Atlit2015 ecotype Zavitan chromosome 2A, WEW_v2.0, whole genome shotgun sequence DNA region contains:
- the LOC119357282 gene encoding small glutamine-rich tetratricopeptide repeat-containing protein-like isoform X2: MGNMTRSDSPVSRRIVLSFLDFLNSVELAPGADPEALEVAKDCLESLFSINSSSTSKRIQPGLLLELFTSLQANEQDRARPDPVSRSVSNKPSCSASTSSIQEESNKCTTSNSEGQAEETFDLGDELFAKFFAALDEINFFKTSPAGAEDPDQLSKASQFFDDALLEVRKSGRKVASLVDLAEFFKSKGNDFMRSKQHLKAVELYTGAIALSRKNAIYYCNRAAAYTLLNMCNEAVEDCLKSIEIDPNYSKAYSRLGSAYFAMGNFHDALHKGYLKASELEPGNENVRLNIEATKRKLAEQRAAPGQNPHGPHSWFGGQASSGAPFTVFPPGSAPPPPEFFNMMNRGSGNGQQPPPHSVNINLNDFFGHANVNGNAQGPPSGNPGTHTPSAPFPASAGVPPAFPFMGSGTEANHAQQASGGHGGGHSDAQTDAGIHINIGESMVSPEQAAEALRAVMQMFGPQMGPNEGGGAPRGPPPPPGSI; the protein is encoded by the exons ATGGGGAACATGACCCGGTCGGACTCCCCCGTCTCGCGCCGCATCGTCCTCTCCTTCCTCGACTTCCTCAACTCCG TTGAGTTAGCTCCTGGGGCTGACCCTGAAGCTCTTGAAGTCGCTAAGGATTGCCTGGAGTCCCTTTTTAGCATCAACTCATCATCAACTAGCAAGAGGATACAGCCAGGACTTCTACTTGAACTCTTTACTTCTCTGCAAGCTAATGAACAAGATAGGGCAAGACCAGATCCCGTGTCACGATCAGTGTCAAACAAACCTTCCTGCAGTGCAAGTACTTCCAGTATCCAAGAAGAGTCAAATAAATGTACAACATCAAAT AGTGAAGGCCAAGCGGAAGAAACCTTTGACCTAG GAGATGAGCTGTTTGCAAAATTCTTTGCCGCGCTTGATGAAATAAATTTCTTCAAGACATCACCAGCTGGTGCTGAGGATCCTGATCAACTTTCAAAAGCATCACAATTCTTCGATGATGCATTACTG GAGGTGCGCAAGTCGGGAAGAAAAGTGGCAAGCTTAGTAGACCTTGCAGAATTCTTTAAATCAAAAG gcaatgacttcatgagatCAAAACAACACCTAAAAGCTGTAGAGCTGTACACCGGTGCCATTGCATTGAGCCGAAAAAATGCCATTTACTATTGTAACAG GGCTGCTGCATATACGCTTCTTAATATGTGCAATGAAGCTGTTGAGGACTGTCTGAAGTCAATTGAAATTGATCCGAACTACAGCAAAGCATATAGCCGACTTGGATCTGCTTATTTTGCAATGGGGAATTTTCATGATGCTTTACACAAGGGATACTTGAAAG CctctgaacttgagcctggcaatgAAAATGTTCGACTGAATATTGAG GCCACCAAAAGGAAGCTGGCTGAACAGCGAGCTGCACCAGGACAG AACCCACATGGACCTCATTCATGGTTTGGTGGCCAGGCGAGCAGTGGTGCTCCTTTCACAGTATTCCCTCCTGGAAGTGCTCCACCTCCTCCTGAATTCTTCAATATGATGAACCGTGGGTCTGGTAATGGGCAACAGCCACCTCCGCACTCCGTAAATATAAATCTGAACGACTTCTTTGGTCATGCAAACGTCAATGGGAATGCCCAAGGACCACCGTCCGGGAATCCAGGCACCCATACCCCATCAGCTCCTTTCCCAGCCAGTGCTGGAGTCCCTCCAGCTTTTCCCTTCATGGGCTCAGGCACCGAAGCAAACCATGCACAGCAGGCTTCAGGTGGACATGGAGGAGGGCACAGTGATGCCCAGACAGATGCTGGCATCCACATAAATATTGGGGAGAGCATGGTGAGCCCAGAGCAGGCTGCTGAGGCTCTGAGAGCTGTGATGCAGATGTTTGGACCGCAGATGGGCCCCAATGAAGGCGGTGGTGCGCCTAGAG
- the LOC119357280 gene encoding RNA demethylase ALKBH9B-like, protein MSTPTPALLSDEGMARVRRKKDFRHMERVDGRMLNILQGLELHANVFSPDEQAKIVACVLDLQDQGRRGRLRERTYSEPRKWMRGKGRATIQFGCCYNYAADRDGNPPGIVRDEAVDPLPPLLAAMARRLVLWRVLPPSCVPDSCIVNVYDVDDCIPPHVDHHDFLRPFCTASFLTEAPILFGKDMRVLAPGEFSAAASIPLPVGSVLVLNGNGADVAKHCVPAVPAKRISITFRKMDASKVPFGFRPDPLLQSLAAAAVRPATAASAPPNRAAWEQSNGEAAKHATPQQQQQAAAPLYQAAAARAGQTQSQSPGGGVPFSLSTDEFPALGASPASGRRPGRR, encoded by the exons atGTCGACGCCGACGCCGGCGCTACTGTCCGACGAGGGCATGGCGAGGGTGCGCCGCAAGAAGGACTTCCGCCACATGGAGCGGGTGGACGGCCGCATGCTCAACATCCTCCAGGGCCTCGAGCTCCACGCCAACGTCTTCTCCCCCGACGAGCAGGCCAAGATCGTCGCCTGCGTCCTCGACCTCCAGGACCAAGGCCGCCGCGGCCGCCTCCGAG AGCGGACCTACTCGGAGCCGCGCAAGTGGATGCGGGGCAAGGGCCGGGCCACGATCCAGTTCGGCTGCTGCTACAACTACGCCGCCGACCGGGACGGCAACCCGCCGGGCATCGTGCGGGACGAGGCCGTCGACCCGCTGCCGCCGCTGCTCGCCGCCATGGCGCGCCGCCTCGTGCTCTGGCGCGTGCTCCCGCCCTCCTGCGTGCCCGACAGCTGCATCGTCAACGTCTATGACGTCGACGACTGCATCCCGCCGCACGTCGACCACCACGACTTCCTCCGCCCCTTCTGCACCGCCTCCTTCCTCACCGAGGCCCCCATCCTCTTCGGCAAGGACATGAGGGTCCTCGCGCCAGGGGAGTTCTCCGCCGCGGCCTCCATCCCGCTCCCCGTGGGGTCGGTGCTCGTGCTGAACGGTAACGGCGCCGACGTCGCCAAGCACTGCGTGCCCGCCGTGCCCGCCAAGAGGATCTCCATCACGTTCAGGAAGATGGACGCCTCCAAGGTCCCGTTCGGCTTCCGGCCCGACCCGCTGCTGCAGAGCCTCGCGGCTGCTGCGGTCcggccggcgacggcggcgagcgcgCCTCCGAACAGAGCTGCCTGGGAGCAGAGCAATGGGGAGGCGGCCAAGCATGCCAcacctcagcagcagcagcaagcggcggcgccTCTGTACCAGGCTGCTGCTGCCAGGGCGGGACAGACACAGTCACAGAGCCCCGGCGGCGGAGTGCCTTTCAGCCTCTCCACCGACGAGTTCCCGGCGCTTGGTGCCTCGCCGGCCAGCGGACGACGGCCCGGAAGGAGATAA
- the LOC119357281 gene encoding zinc finger protein zpr1-like, which produces MASSGEERGVVVDIRSAAESAGDDGARDAPLHVVESLCMRCGENGTTRILLTLIPHFREVVLMAFECPHCSERNNEIQFAGQLQPKGCCYTLKVPKGQPEILNRQVVKSDSATIKIPELDFEIPPEAQRGTLSTVEGSIMRAVSELQALQDERKKVDPQKAEAIEQFLVKLRSLGSGEAAFTFILDDASGNSFIENPNAPSSDPLLSLRFYERTYEQQAALGFLAEPTKESGDSSQDASTVEGNSGGPQRIPHGSVGAVAGRRAIAQGNSDEITAALCRYSAPEEVDTLPSTCAACATECVTRFFSTKIPYFREVIVMATSCDACGYRNSELKPGGEIPAKGKKTTLIVRNVKDLSRDVIKSDSAAVSVPELELELSSGTLGGIVTTVEGLIVKICEALERVHGFQLGDSTYEWKKKKWDGFTERLAKLLNLEEPWTLILDDALAASFIAPATDSLEDDKQLTIEEYERSWEQNEELGLNDMDTSSADMAYNTTSTS; this is translated from the exons ATGGCGAGCTCCGGCGAGGAACGGGGCGTGGTGGTGGACATCCGCTCCGCGGCGGAGTCGGCGGGCGACGACGGCGCGCGCGACGCGCCGCTCCACGTCGTCGAGTCCCTCTGCATGCGCTGCGGCGAGAAC GGCACGACGAGGATACTGCTGACTCTGATCCCGCACTTCCGGGAG GTTGTTCTGATGGCTTTCGAGTGCCCGCATTGCAGCGAAAG GAACAACGAGATTCAGTTTGCAGGGCAGCTCCAGCCCAAGGGATGCTGCTACACCTTGAAAGTCCCCAAGGGGCAGCCTGAG ATACTGAACCGCCAAGTTGTGAAATCTGATTCAGCAACTATTAAG ATTCCAGAACTAGACTTTGAGATCCCTCCAGAAGCTCAACGTGGAACACTTTCAACA GTGGAAGGGAGCATTATGCGAGCTGTTAGTGAGTTGCAAGCACTTCAGGATGAAAGAAAG AAAGTGGATCCTCAAAAGGCTGAAGCTATTGAACAGTTCTTAGTAAAATTGAGATCTCTTGGATCAGGGGAAGCTGCTTTTACCTTTATTCTTGATGATGCTTCTGGTAACAGCTTCATCGAGAACCC GAATGCACCTTCATCAGATCCTTTGTTATCTTTGAGATTCTATGAGAGGACATATGAACAACAAGCAGCACTCGGTTTTCTTGCTGAACCAACCAAAGAATCTGGAGACTCTTCTCAGGATGCTTCAACAGTGGAAGGAAACTCTGGTGGGCCGCAAAGGATTCCACATGGTTCAGTTGGAGCTGTTGCAGGTCGCCGTGCTATAGCTCAGGGAAACTCTGATGAAATTACTGCAGCACTGTGTAGATATTCAGCACCAGAAGAG GTTGATACTTTACCATCAACATGTGCAGCCTGTGCTACTGAGTGTGTCACACGATTCTTTTCTACAA AAATCCCATATTTTCGAGAGGTGATTGTTATGGCTACATCATGTGATGCGTGTGGCTATCGCAACTCAGAG TTGAAGCCTGGTGGTGAAATCCCAGCTAAAGGAAAGAAAACAACACTGATTGTGCGAAATGTAAAAGATCTTAGTCGTGATGTCATAAAG TCAGATTCAGCAGCAGTTAGTGTACCTGAACTTGAGTTGGAGCTGTCAAGCGGAACACTGGGTGGCATTGTGACAACAGTTGAAGGTTTAATTGTGAAAATATGCGAGG CACTGGAGCGAGTTCATGGATTCCAGCTGGGTGACAGCACATATGAATGGAAGAAGAAGAAATGGGATGGTTTCACAGAGAGATTAGCAAAG CTTCTAAATCTAGAAGAGCCATGGACTTTAATTCTTGATGATGCATTGGCGGCTTCGTTTATTGCTCCAGCGACAGATTCGCTAGAAGATGACAAACAGCTAACAA TTGAGGAGTATGAGAGGAGCTGGGAGCAAAACGAGGAGCTGGGCTTGAATGACATGGACACGTCCTCTGCGGATATGGCTTACAACACGACGAGCACGTCATAA
- the LOC119357282 gene encoding small glutamine-rich tetratricopeptide repeat-containing protein-like isoform X1: MGNMTRSDSPVSRRIVLSFLDFLNSVELAPGADPEALEVAKDCLESLFSINSSSTSKRIQPGLLLELFTSLQANEQDRARPDPVSRSVSNKPSCSASTSSIQEESNKCTTSNSEGQAEETFDLDHAGDELFAKFFAALDEINFFKTSPAGAEDPDQLSKASQFFDDALLEVRKSGRKVASLVDLAEFFKSKGNDFMRSKQHLKAVELYTGAIALSRKNAIYYCNRAAAYTLLNMCNEAVEDCLKSIEIDPNYSKAYSRLGSAYFAMGNFHDALHKGYLKASELEPGNENVRLNIEATKRKLAEQRAAPGQNPHGPHSWFGGQASSGAPFTVFPPGSAPPPPEFFNMMNRGSGNGQQPPPHSVNINLNDFFGHANVNGNAQGPPSGNPGTHTPSAPFPASAGVPPAFPFMGSGTEANHAQQASGGHGGGHSDAQTDAGIHINIGESMVSPEQAAEALRAVMQMFGPQMGPNEGGGAPRGPPPPPGSI; encoded by the exons ATGGGGAACATGACCCGGTCGGACTCCCCCGTCTCGCGCCGCATCGTCCTCTCCTTCCTCGACTTCCTCAACTCCG TTGAGTTAGCTCCTGGGGCTGACCCTGAAGCTCTTGAAGTCGCTAAGGATTGCCTGGAGTCCCTTTTTAGCATCAACTCATCATCAACTAGCAAGAGGATACAGCCAGGACTTCTACTTGAACTCTTTACTTCTCTGCAAGCTAATGAACAAGATAGGGCAAGACCAGATCCCGTGTCACGATCAGTGTCAAACAAACCTTCCTGCAGTGCAAGTACTTCCAGTATCCAAGAAGAGTCAAATAAATGTACAACATCAAAT AGTGAAGGCCAAGCGGAAGAAACCTTTGACCTAG ATCATGCAGGAGATGAGCTGTTTGCAAAATTCTTTGCCGCGCTTGATGAAATAAATTTCTTCAAGACATCACCAGCTGGTGCTGAGGATCCTGATCAACTTTCAAAAGCATCACAATTCTTCGATGATGCATTACTG GAGGTGCGCAAGTCGGGAAGAAAAGTGGCAAGCTTAGTAGACCTTGCAGAATTCTTTAAATCAAAAG gcaatgacttcatgagatCAAAACAACACCTAAAAGCTGTAGAGCTGTACACCGGTGCCATTGCATTGAGCCGAAAAAATGCCATTTACTATTGTAACAG GGCTGCTGCATATACGCTTCTTAATATGTGCAATGAAGCTGTTGAGGACTGTCTGAAGTCAATTGAAATTGATCCGAACTACAGCAAAGCATATAGCCGACTTGGATCTGCTTATTTTGCAATGGGGAATTTTCATGATGCTTTACACAAGGGATACTTGAAAG CctctgaacttgagcctggcaatgAAAATGTTCGACTGAATATTGAG GCCACCAAAAGGAAGCTGGCTGAACAGCGAGCTGCACCAGGACAG AACCCACATGGACCTCATTCATGGTTTGGTGGCCAGGCGAGCAGTGGTGCTCCTTTCACAGTATTCCCTCCTGGAAGTGCTCCACCTCCTCCTGAATTCTTCAATATGATGAACCGTGGGTCTGGTAATGGGCAACAGCCACCTCCGCACTCCGTAAATATAAATCTGAACGACTTCTTTGGTCATGCAAACGTCAATGGGAATGCCCAAGGACCACCGTCCGGGAATCCAGGCACCCATACCCCATCAGCTCCTTTCCCAGCCAGTGCTGGAGTCCCTCCAGCTTTTCCCTTCATGGGCTCAGGCACCGAAGCAAACCATGCACAGCAGGCTTCAGGTGGACATGGAGGAGGGCACAGTGATGCCCAGACAGATGCTGGCATCCACATAAATATTGGGGAGAGCATGGTGAGCCCAGAGCAGGCTGCTGAGGCTCTGAGAGCTGTGATGCAGATGTTTGGACCGCAGATGGGCCCCAATGAAGGCGGTGGTGCGCCTAGAG